From the Drosophila sechellia strain sech25 chromosome X, ASM438219v1, whole genome shotgun sequence genome, the window GGGGCGTACAAATGATAGATTGAATCAGATTCCAGCTGAAACTCCCGAACGCGGAACCATCGAATCTGGAGGAAAGTTGATACGGAACATACCAAACAAAGAGTACAAGTTTAAACTGCTTGGGCAGTTGGTCAATGAGATGCGTTTCCAGATGGAACCGGAAACCGTTTTCAAAAAGCAGGAGTTTGCAGTTGATAAGGATTACCACGGCGTATCCGACGAGGAGTCCGCCTATATGACGCCCATGCATCACGTGTATCGCCGCCTGCAGTCGTTATTCTATCGTCTGGAGGAGATGTTCGTCGGCAGCGATCTCAACTTGGCCAACATGGCCATCGACGTGGTGTTCAACGGAATCAACCGCTTGCACAAGCGCCGTCTTGAGATATTCGCCAATTCGCAGAATAAATAATTCCACGCAATATGAAGCCATATACAACGCGACGTTGCTGAAATGGACCAGAATGTTGTTTTAAACCAAATTCAAATCACATTTTAGCACTTGATTCATGGGCATTTGTGTTTAGTTCAATTACAAAATTCACTTAGAATTCACTAAACTAGGTTTTAAATGTAACATGAGTTTACAAAGTAAGGAACTTAAGATGGTGGTATAAAAAAAGGGTTTTCAGTTTTCGATGGCTTCAGATCCAGTCGACGTTTGGAGGAGGCGACTGTGTGCTCTGCACATCGACCTACATCTTTTCGTAGGTCTCACTGTACGGACAGGTGAGGCAGGTGTGGGTGTAAGTgtcctcatcctcatcgtAGGTGTCCGGTCCGAACTCGTGCTCGTGAACTTCGTGCGTCTTCTTGGTGTAGATGCTGCTGCGCACCTCCATGCGCAGCTGCTTCATCTTCTTGTTGTACTTGCGCGCCTTGCCCTCCTCCCGCTTGTCCTCGCGCGCCTCGTGCTGGCGCACCAGCTCCTCTTCGCTGCCCCAGACCTCCAGGGCGCGCTGGTGGAtctgcagatgcagatacagctTCATCTCGCCCCAACGCACGTTGTGCGGATTCTTGCGACTTATGTACCGCAGTTTGGGCTCCCGCTTGTCGAAGTCGCAGTCCTTCAGCAAGTACTCTGCCTTGGCCTCGGTGCGGGTAATCAGCGCGTAGCGCTCATCCTTGTCACGGCACTTGTCGCACACCGAATGCCCAAAGTTGTTGAACAAATAGGAGTCGGCGAACACGTCACCGCACTCCAGGCACTCCTCGTACTGCACAGGAATGGCAATGGCGTCGTCCAGAATTGGCGGCGCCTCCTCCCCGGACTTATTGAGGCCCGCTGGCCCCACGGCCGTGGGCAGAACAGGCTGTTCGAGCAGGAAGCCCCCGCCGGAGTCTATGTACTTGGTGCCCTGCACCTTGATCACAGAGCTTCCCTGGCTGAGAGTCGCCTCCGGATGGATGCCGCCCTCCTTGTTGCTGTCGGTAATTGGACGAAGTACGGGTTAGGTATAACCAGTCGGGAGTATTGGTTAATGGATAGCCTACCTGGCCAGCTCCTTGAATGGATGCGAAACCAACTTGGCCTCCCGCAATTTCTGCGCCTTGGCCTGGTTTCTTTCGATCCGCGCCTTTTGGGCATTGGTCAGCTTGGACATCTTCTCCGCCGGCGGAGCAGCTTCGTTGGTAGAGACCTCCGCAGACATGGCGATTTCACAAGCTTTAGTTTTTTGTGCGCGCAACTTCtcagaaagtttgtttataaaatGCTTCTTTTTGCCGATTTGTCATTCCACGGAAATTTGTTTGTTCAGTGCAGCCAGCTTTTACGCGGAGTAAATAACTGTTATTGGCGGAAAAGTTAAAATATGTGAAAAGAGTTTTTttgtacatataaatatatcaatGTCACACTTCTCATTCAACTCTAAAATGACTTTTTCGATTTGTAAGCACTCAATTTGTATGCTTTTAGTCTAAGTTATTTCATTTCTGGGCCGTACTATGGATGGGCGTTTGGTATTTTCGCCGCATCACGGTCACACTGGcggatttgtttttattttggtcGCCATGCAAAGTAAACACCGCAAACTGCTGCTGCGCTGCCTCCTGGTGCTGCCCCTCATCCTCCTGGTGGACTACTGCGGCCTGCTGACCCACCTGCACGAGCTGGACTTCGAGCGGCACTTCCACTACCCGCTGGACGATGACACTGGATCTGGGTCCGCATCCTCTGGACTGGACAAGTTCGCCTACCTGCGAGTGCCCTCGATCACGGCGGAGGTGACGGTTGACCAGCCTGCGCGGCTCACGCTGCTCATCAAGAGCGCCGTGGGCAATTCGCGGCGGCGGGAGGCCATTCGCCGGACTTGGGGCTACGAGGGTCGATTCTCCGACGTCCATCTGCGTCGCGTGTTCCTACTGGGCACGGCCGAGGATAGCGAAAAAGACGTGGCTTGGGAGTCCCGCGAGCATGGCGACATTCTGCAGGCGGACTTCACGGACGCCTACTTCAACAACACGCTAAAAACCATGCTGGGAATGCGCTGGGCTAGCGAGCAGTTCAATCGCAGCGAGTTCTATCTTTTCGTGGACGACGACTACTATGTTTCGGCCAAGAACGTGCTCAAGTTTCTGGGCAGGGGGCGTCGGAGCCACCAGCCGGAGTTGCTGTTCGCCGGGCACGTGTTTCAGACATCGCCGCTCCGCCACAAGTTCAGCAAGTGGTACGTTTCGCTGGAGGAATATCCCTTCGATCGGTGGCCACCGTACGTGACCGCCGGCGCGTTCATGCTGTCGCAGAAGGCACTGCGCCAGTTGTATGCTGCCAGCGTTCACCTGCCGCTCTTCCGGTTCGACGACGTCTACCTGGGCATCGTGGCCTTGAAAGCTGGCATTTCCCTTCAGCACTGCGACGACTTCCGCTTTCATCGGCCGTCGTACAAGGGTCCGGACAGCTATAGTTCGGTGATAGCCTCGCACGAGTTCGGCGATCCCGAGGAGATGACGCGGGTGTGGAACGAGTGCCGATCCGCCAACTACGCGTAGCAGCAAGAACAGGCTGCACTGAAGAGCGCTGCAGATTGTACATATATACGAACGAGACAGCACCTAAACAACAGCCTTATAAAGTGTATTAGGAGCAGTGGATGATACCTCAACCGTTCAGTGAGACTTTAAACCAAGCAGCTGGTGCTAATAGTGCAAGATCGCAAGAGTAATTCATTCTAATTGTAAGCGTAATGATAAAGCAGTTGATTCAATTCATATTTATAGAGATTATGTGCAAATGTCGGATAACGTATGTTTGGGCTGATACCTTTTAATGCAATATAATGTTGATTAGCATAGGAAAGcgaataaaaaacttaaaataaattattgtatTTCAGCGAAGTTTAAAATTGGCGCGCTCACGCAAGGTTGTTATATCAGCTATATGGGGTTCGTGTCTCCGCTAACGAGAATGCGCCAAATTCGCAGTGTGGCTGTATTTCAGCGAAGCTTAAAATTGCCACCCTAAAGCATGGTTGTTGCATCAGCTAGATGGCTCGTGTCTCCGCTAGCAGAAGGGCGCCAAATTCTCAGTGTGACCATATCCAAATACCACCAACAGGGCCCAGTGTGACCACGCAACCGCCCAGCAAAAACGTCGCAGCCACGCAAACGCGATAGTATCGCCGCCATATAAAAAGCGGCGCTCACCGCCGAGCGCCAGTATTAAATTTGTGACGTCGAGAGCTCCGCTTCGCGACCATCGAGGGCCCAGCTTCGCCAAGTGTACATACATAGAGACATACATCAGGCCGACCCCGCCAGCATCACAGCTTAGTAGTCCGCTTCGccaatccaaaaaaaaaaaaaaaccaaatcaaGGTGAGTTTCATTTCCACTTGCAGATtgaaattttgatttatgtcGATTTTCGTTAAGTTTGGGGGATCGCCGGTAATTTCGTTTTTGCCATTGTAAGATGGGACAGGGGTAATTGGGGAATCCTAACTGGTTTATGTTGACTGCGCTTCTTCATTGATTGCGAAAATGGCAGCGGAtttgttataaatatttattgtgcTGGTCTAGTCCGTTACTTTTTGCTCTTTCTCCTCGTTTCCATTTCTTTCCTGCTACTTTGTAACTTTTTTCTGCAGCTGTTGAAGCGCTTTTGTCGTCGCCCCTATTGTTgactattattatttttttttttgtgtggctCAAACTTCAGATTTgcgcgtatgtgtgtgtgcttgtgccGGCCGGCATTTTTCACTGCTTTTTTTCTGCCGTCTGCTTGCCGGTGTGTGTATGCATGTGCATGTGCATGTGCatatgtgtgcgtacttgGGCGGGGCGCATGTGTTGTCGATGGCCAATATCCTCCCCCATTGTGAGCGGCACGAGAGAAATGACACTATGTCctgcaaattaattaattcatttaGTGCCTTGAGTATCGCAGACTTTGCAAATACAGCAGTAATTAGTCCAGGGAACTTGGAATTTGAATTGTTAAAGAGGCGTTCGTGAAACTCTCGCTACTCCAAAGTGAGCCATTTTTAAATCAACTAAGTTTGAGCACTTCTTGCTGGCGAATAGCAACGAAAAGTGAACTTGGAAAGATAgccatatgtacatatgcacatTTCACAAGGATGAAGTCACTATCTGTGCGACCTCGACTGTGCGATGTGTGTGCTGGCGAGTGGCGAATTGTGCTGGGCGTGGTGCTGTGTCACTTGGATATCCAATATCCAGCGATTTTGAAATTGAATATATGACTAAACGCAGCCGCCTACATAAAATGTGTATATAATGTGCGCAACAACAATGTGCTTAAAATTCATTGCAAGTCGCCGATTGCGCCTCCCTTTCGCTCTGCCACCCCCCTCTcattctctctctctctctgtctatCACTTGCTACACATACACACTTATGCATTTCTGCAGGAGTTGAGGGTGTAAATGCAAAGCGGACGTGTCTGTCATTTCTCATTTCCCCATCTCTCCGGCGCTCCAGCTCCTTTGCTTTCCGCTATCTCCACCCTTTCTTCTCGCCTCCTTTTTGCACTCCGTTCGTCGGCTGGTTGCCACGCATCAGCGGCTTTGactcattttattttacatacatatgtatgtaagtctGTTATGTACTTATATACGTGCAAATGTGCATATTCATATTCTTATTCCCAACAAAATTTCAgtgtcttttgtttttaacgGTCTCTTGGCGCCGTCTCACTCACACCCCCGAAAAGAGCCAAAAGATTTACATATgtttatatgtgtgtatatctGTTAGGGAATTAACTAAAACAGGAAGAAAGAAAGCAGAAGAAAAGCTTACAAAGTCGGGCGAAGAAAAAGCACAGCTGCGTGGGCAACGATAAATTCACCAGCAAACATATGCACATACGTACATATctatgtttgtatgtatgcAATGTGCGGTGATTCATCGGCGGCTTTTAAGCGGGACGACCATATTTCGAATTTCGAAGTTGGAAGTTGATTCACGGCGAACTTCATTGCCTCCACCTCCGTGAAAATCACCTCCTCGTCGCCCCGAGTCGCCATCGCTCCCACTTTGTATGTATGCgacgttgttgttgttgttggcctcTCCTTTGTTCGGTGCAAGGAGCTGACTAATAAGAAACTCGTCGTTTACACGATGACCAATTAATCGAACTTCAAACGGAGCGATCTAAAACACCATGTCCACAAATAggaatataaaaatttatgcatttgaaGCGATCGATTGTCACAACTGATAAATGTTGTAAAGCTTTGGACGTTCAGTTCCCGCAATCAAACATAGTATGAATTAATCATCATCAGTTGCTGCAAATCAATTGATTTTTGGATTAGTCAGAGGAGTAAGGAATATATGTGGGATTGCAGCAAGTCGGGCCTAGATTCGTGATAAAAGTGCTGCATGAACCGAGCGGACCGAGCGATCCGCTTTTGCGCAGGGGGAAGTGGAAGTGGGGAGAGCGGGAAAATCGGCGGCCGTTAGTCAGTTAGTCAATCAACGTGATTGGCCAGCCGCTTGAGGCGCAGCTTTCCGACCATTTATGGCCATAAatgtgcaaataaataaatatagattCGCCATGCCTTTTCTCCGCTTCTCTGCTTCTTCTCCGTATTGCTTTTGGTGCGGTCGCTGCCCTTGTACCGATTGCATTTCAGCGCAGCTGTTCAATCGAATGCAATGCAGTCCCAATCCGACTGATGACTTGATACCAATCGGTGCACAAAGAGGATTCCTTGTCCGGCGCAACTCTGATTGGAACTCGGGGGCATGCTATGTGCCACGCACACTCGAATTTcgcaactaaaaataaacgtgATAAAATGCAGTTTAACCGCTCGACCAAGTACACATGTCTTCTGATAAGAATGCCAGTGCTAAAAACAAAGGCCAAGAACGGCAGCAAAGCGAATTGGAGTCTTAATCTGTTTCCAGTTGGAAAGGTTCGCTGAACTCCTCGCTCTCTCCACTCCGGACCGCTTCCTCTTTCTTTCTCCCTCCTTGTGATAGGAACACACACTAACATGACTCGTCCTTGctgcgcctgtgtgtgtgtgcgtgccttTGAGTCATCGTTATCGCCCCACATTTCTCCATATGGCTATCGCTTGAGAAATCAACGGTCAACAAAGAGATATTACATTTCTGTTTAaagaaaatgaattatttattaaggcgCAACACAGTAtcaacaaaagcaaacagtgaagaacaacaaattgtCAATCGGAAAGTTGGCTTCCTCTTACTCACCAATAACATCGATATCCTCTTCCGGTTCGGCTCCAATTGGATTTGTTGTTTCTAACTTGAAATGTTTACATGGGAAATTCGTTTGCTTTTCAATTGTTAATAAGCTAACAAAAAGGCGAGCCAAGCCAAACAGTAACTGTAACAGTAACTTTTTGTATGCTTCGTTTGTTGTCGTCTTTAAATTCCTTTTTCCCATGTACTATTAATTTAGTATCAATATTCTTTATAATTTTGTGCCTAAGACTTTGCTATCTAAGGTGAAACCACTATCATAATTCCCATATCAATTGGGTGTGTCAGCAAACTGAAACGAAGATCTTAACTAGTGATCGATCAGCAATTAAAGctacaagaaaaagaaatgatCCCAATGAATAGATACGTTTACTATCAAGGCAAGTAATTTGAAACTCATCAAAAAACTTTGTGTTTAGATGGCCGCCCCAGCACCAGCACTCAAGGATCTGCCCAAGGTGGCCGAGAACCTGAAAAGCCAGTTGGAGGGATTCAACCAGGACAAACTGAAGAACGCCAGCACCCAGGAGAAGATCATTCTTCCCACCGCCGAAGGTAAGTTGGCTATTGATGGTTGGTGAAAGGCCGAAACCGTGAACACCGTAGTCTAATCCCCTTGGCTCACAGATGTGGCTGCCGAGAAGACCCAGCAGTCAATCTTCGAGGGCATCACCGCCTTCAATCAGAACAACTTGAAGCACACGGAGACCAACGAGAAGAACCCGTTGCCCGATAAGGAAGGTGCGTTCATTGTAGGCCATCTAGTATGTGGCAtattgtacatacatatggtCTGGCCATAAAAGGCAGCCTGCCTTAGATGGCCAATGCAGGCTCTGTAATTGTGTTGTTATTTCTCTATTTCTCAACCTCAAATTGCAGCCATCGagcaggagaaggagaagaatCAGTTCATCGCCGGCATCGAGAACTTTGATGCGAAAAAGTTGAAGCACACCGAGACCAACGAGAAGAACGTGCTGCCCACCAAGGAGGTGATCGAGGCCGAGAAGCAGGCTTAAAATGGGGGCTCCAAGTGGTCCTCTCCGATCCGAGATCTGAGATCCGATCCGATCTGATCTGATCCTCAGTCACCCCATCTCTCTTTTTCGACTCGCCGCATCTCACTCTTTATACGTATAAAGCTATTCCCTCTCATTTTTCAAATGCTACCAAGTTATTCGAACCGCTGCGCATGCGCGTGATAGCAAAAGTATTTTACTATTATCGTATTTCGGTTgtccgtttttttttaaatatttttacctatatatatattttttgtattaacAAGCAAGAGAGCCAGTCTCATTCCTACAGCGTaattaacataaaataaacattcgtCTATCCCATATATATTTGTGCATAAATGTTTCCAAAACACacgacaaacacacacatcatCATCAGAGGAAGAATAAAACGCAGATACAAAGCAATACAACAGCCAACACACTCAAGAACATTTACACAAGAAAAGACAGCAAATATATGagaaatactttttaaaaagACACGCAAAACGTATGAAGCgtataaaacagaaaaacaaaaagaaatacgGTAGAAAAGCATCTATATAAAGAGTATGTGTAGTTTTTTAAtgaacttttttttatatactttACATACGATATATTTATactgggaaaaataaaaacataaatgtAACATTTTATAACAAAAGCGTACTAAAACTGCACCGACTTTTGCTCTCTCCGGGTCCGGAAAAactctcaaataataaaagaaacaCATGGTTGAAATTCGGGAAGTATAAACTCTTGATTCGTGGTAAATATGCTTACATATGCTTTTGCTTAAATGCTAGATGTCATAGCTACTCCCGACAAACACTAACTTTTGGTGGCCACCACTTCGGTGTCCATAGGTGTGCCTGTTGTCTCGGCGGCCACTGGGACATCAACAGCGCCACTGCCAGAGGATGTGAACTCCGTGGCGGAACCATCGCTGGAGGAATCGGCTTCGGCCTCGGCACTCTTGCCGGCTTCAGCGtccgctgcagcagcagccgccacTCTCGCGTCCTCGTACTTATTGGTCTCAAACTTGCTGAGATCAGCGCCCAGCAGGCGGAGAATGTGTATGGTCTCGTCCTTTTGGACATAGGCGCGCAGACTTGAGGTGCCGCGCCAGCCCACAGTGTACAACGTGAACCGCTGGTCCACGTACTTAAGTATGCAGCTGCCCACACCTGAAATGGAACACCATTATTAGCCCACCGTCAGAGCATAGGAACCGGTCGAACTTACCCAATTCCTTGCAGCGCTCCTGGGTTTCTTTCTTTAGTTCGTGAGTCGACGGCGGCTGCGTGGGATCAGTGCAATTGAGCATCATCACCAGGTCCTCCCGCTCCACCTGGATTCTCCTGCTAGCGCCCATGAAGGCATTGGAGGTCTGGAGGCCCTCCTGGGCCAATCGGAAGGGATGCACCGTGTGCCGGTTCTCGCAGCGCACGAATGTCTTAACGCCCGTGTTGATGATCTTAATGTGGTTTTCGTTGTTGAGCACCAAATCGCGGATGGGGTCAGAGCAGTAATAgatgttcttctttttctcCGTGATACAGCGAGTTAAGAGACATCGTTGACTAAGGGATTCGTCCAGCTGGTAGAACTCCTTGATCGCCTCGTAGTCAGGGTCATTTTCGCCGAAGAAGACATAAGGATCTTCCTTGTAGCCATGCAGACGTCGCTTCTTTCGCTGCGGTCCCCACGGAACGGACTTCTCCTCGATGGGCTTTCCATTCTCGTCCACTTGCGGCTCAGCTGCAGGCTGCTTGGCCGTCTCATTCAGCTGCACCATCTCCACCACATCGTTCTTTTCGAAGCTTAGCTGACGACGCTTCTCCAACACGGCTACAAAGAAGCCGCCGCTGTCCTGGAGATGCGGCAATACGCGGAGGCACTTCTCCAGCCCGATCTTGGCCATCTCGTCGGCCGGCAGAGGGAACATACCGGGACGTATAATGGTATGCAGGCTTTCAGGCACCTCCTCGAAGCGGGTAAAGACCTGGTCCACCTCCTTGGTGGCCAGCTTCCAGTCGGTCATGCCTGGCTTGTACTTAAGACCTGGCACCAGGTGCCCCGCATCCACCAGCTCCAATGCACCGTCGGCGTCCTTGATGATCCGCTGCAGCACCGCCTCGTTCTCGATGGGATTCAGTGAGCAGGTGGAGTACACCAGCCGGCCGCCAACCTCCAGCATCTCAGCGCCACGACGTACGATGCGGTATTGAATGCCGTGGAGGTTGTAGGCCTGTGCCAGGTTCCACTTAAGCCAAATGTCTGGATTCTTGCGCAGTGTGCCGTCGCCGGAGCAAGGTACATCGCACAGGATCTTATCGAACTTAAGGATCGCCTTTGAGCCGTCCGGCTTCGTGGTCAGGAGATTGGGAAAGGCACTGCTGTCGTGGTTGGTCACCAACAAGCAGGGCGAGTTTAGGCGTTTGGCTTGGTGAACCAGCATGTAGCAGCGGTTGTTGTCCACATCGTTGGCCAGCACAAAGCCGGGCGGAATCTTGTGTTCCTCGGGAGCAGCGTGCAGCGCCTCAATGAGCTGGGCTGTTTTCGAACCTGGCGCAGCA encodes:
- the LOC6612540 gene encoding DNA repair protein complementing XP-A cells homolog, with product MSAEVSTNEAAPPAEKMSKLTNAQKARIERNQAKAQKLREAKLVSHPFKELASNKEGGIHPEATLSQGSSVIKVQGTKYIDSGGGFLLEQPVLPTAVGPAGLNKSGEEAPPILDDAIAIPVQYEECLECGDVFADSYLFNNFGHSVCDKCRDKDERYALITRTEAKAEYLLKDCDFDKREPKLRYISRKNPHNVRWGEMKLYLHLQIHQRALEVWGSEEELVRQHEAREDKREEGKARKYNKKMKQLRMEVRSSIYTKKTHEVHEHEFGPDTYDEDEDTYTHTCLTCPYSETYEKM
- the LOC6612539 gene encoding beta-1,3-galactosyltransferase brn, which translates into the protein MQSKHRKLLLRCLLVLPLILLVDYCGLLTHLHELDFERHFHYPLDDDTGSGSASSGLDKFAYLRVPSITAEVTVDQPARLTLLIKSAVGNSRRREAIRRTWGYEGRFSDVHLRRVFLLGTAEDSEKDVAWESREHGDILQADFTDAYFNNTLKTMLGMRWASEQFNRSEFYLFVDDDYYVSAKNVLKFLGRGRRSHQPELLFAGHVFQTSPLRHKFSKWYVSLEEYPFDRWPPYVTAGAFMLSQKALRQLYAASVHLPLFRFDDVYLGIVALKAGISLQHCDDFRFHRPSYKGPDSYSSVIASHEFGDPEEMTRVWNECRSANYA
- the LOC6612538 gene encoding thymosin beta, with product MAAPAPALKDLPKVAENLKSQLEGFNQDKLKNASTQEKIILPTAEDVAAEKTQQSIFEGITAFNQNNLKHTETNEKNPLPDKEAIEQEKEKNQFIAGIENFDAKKLKHTETNEKNVLPTKEVIEAEKQA
- the LOC6612537 gene encoding tRNA (cytosine(34)-C(5))-methyltransferase; this translates as MGRNRKQNGFAARKRQKRENGSNRPDHQALPYEEIKRDNAFFIKYYQLQKICATEEEWTQFLASIRDNLPTTFRVTGFRDEAKALLSIIETQLFTEYVRAVAELHQKAPEDVERPLCLPWYPNGLAYQLHLTRKDIRRSEPLYRLHNFLIVETTAGGISRQEAVSMIPPIVLDVQPTDKVLDMCAAPGSKTAQLIEALHAAPEEHKIPPGFVLANDVDNNRCYMLVHQAKRLNSPCLLVTNHDSSAFPNLLTTKPDGSKAILKFDKILCDVPCSGDGTLRKNPDIWLKWNLAQAYNLHGIQYRIVRRGAEMLEVGGRLVYSTCSLNPIENEAVLQRIIKDADGALELVDAGHLVPGLKYKPGMTDWKLATKEVDQVFTRFEEVPESLHTIIRPGMFPLPADEMAKIGLEKCLRVLPHLQDSGGFFVAVLEKRRQLSFEKNDVVEMVQLNETAKQPAAEPQVDENGKPIEEKSVPWGPQRKKRRLHGYKEDPYVFFGENDPDYEAIKEFYQLDESLSQRCLLTRCITEKKKNIYYCSDPIRDLVLNNENHIKIINTGVKTFVRCENRHTVHPFRLAQEGLQTSNAFMGASRRIQVEREDLVMMLNCTDPTQPPSTHELKKETQERCKELGVGSCILKYVDQRFTLYTVGWRGTSSLRAYVQKDETIHILRLLGADLSKFETNKYEDARVAAAAAADAEAGKSAEAEADSSSDGSATEFTSSGSGAVDVPVAAETTGTPMDTEVVATKS